In Nocardioides faecalis, the following proteins share a genomic window:
- a CDS encoding trimeric intracellular cation channel family protein has product MLLTLDLLGIVVFAVSGGLLAVRNQLDIVGVVVLAMVTGLGGGVIRDVIIGADPAAFADWRYLLAPAVAGLVTFLWHPAVGRFERSINVFDAFGLGLFAVAGAVKAYDAGLGLLASAVLGAVTAVGGGVLRDVLADRVPVVLRDGELYAIPAIAGATVAVLGKELDLAPVVVTLTGAGLTIGWRLLALRRGWVAPRPRTSPPPP; this is encoded by the coding sequence GTGCTGCTGACCCTGGACCTGCTCGGCATCGTCGTCTTCGCGGTCTCCGGTGGCCTGCTGGCGGTGCGCAACCAGCTCGACATCGTCGGCGTGGTGGTGCTGGCCATGGTCACCGGGCTGGGCGGGGGAGTGATCCGCGACGTCATCATCGGTGCCGACCCCGCCGCGTTCGCCGACTGGCGCTACCTGCTGGCCCCCGCGGTCGCCGGCCTGGTCACGTTCCTGTGGCATCCCGCGGTCGGCCGGTTCGAACGCTCGATCAACGTGTTCGACGCCTTCGGGCTGGGCCTGTTCGCCGTCGCCGGCGCGGTCAAGGCGTACGACGCCGGGCTGGGCCTGCTCGCCTCTGCCGTCCTCGGGGCGGTGACCGCGGTCGGCGGCGGTGTGCTGCGCGACGTGCTGGCCGACCGGGTGCCCGTGGTGCTGCGAGACGGTGAGCTGTACGCCATCCCGGCGATCGCCGGCGCCACCGTGGCGGTACTGGGCAAGGAGCTCGACCTGGCGCCTGTGGTGGTCACCCTCACCGGTGCCGGACTGACCATCGGCTGGCGGCTGCTCGCCCTGCGCCGTGGCTGGGTGGCACCGCGTCCCCGCACCTCACCACCCCCGCCGTGA
- a CDS encoding UPF0182 family membrane protein, whose product MSDLFDEEPARPAPERPGRRAKALVITGVVLVVGFFLLTAFASIYTDRLWFKEVGYGSVFSTMLWTRVGLFVVFALLMGGVVALNMYLAYRYRPLFRMPGVDGSVDRYRDAVTPIRGWLLGGVAAVIGIFAGTSAIGHWRQFLMWRNAESFGDKDAYFKKDIGFYVFELPWWNYLVDFAMAAAIVSLIAAAVVHYLYGGIRLQQSRDRLSGAAQVQLSVLVGTFVLAKSVDYFLGRYDLVTQDHRLFTGMNFTAENAVLPARNILVAVALICALLFFLNVWRRTWQLPSVGLALLALSAVLLGMIWPAIVQNFQVKPSEADKENSYIKANIDATRTAYGLDSVESAPYQGIPSGEPTREQGASVLGQLTNVPVVDPLQVRETFQQRQQVRAYYSVPEVLDVDRYTINGEEVPLVLGVRELDQSGINASDQNWSNLHTVYTHGEGLIAAYANRISPSEVNGRIVWAEGIAGEGTEGGKALTEREEFETRVYYGESSPTYSVVGKASADSDHVELGLADTDSDEGDQRTTYDGKGGVPVGSTFNQLMYAIKFGEPNFLLSGRVNENSKVLYNRNPVERLERVAPWLTVDGDPYPAVVDGKIQWIIDGYTTTDRYPNSQRESFDDMIDDSLQQETGLQTLPTDEINYMRSAVKATVDAYDGTVTVYEWDTEDPILKTWMKVFPDVVKAKSEIPDQLMEHLRYPEDMFKVQRYQLAKYHVTNAGEFYQANNRWEVPEDPNAARPVFQPPYRLFSTGVDNTNDWSLTSVFVPRGKGTLASYLQVNSDATSENFGKLRLLEMTDANAPGPGQVANQMQQDDKVVDALTAYRVQGATPPRFGNLLTLPVDGGLIYIQPVYAVRTTGASAFPILQYVIVKYGESVGIERNLPLALADALDVDLEGVPAPAPENEGGAEEPDGEEPQTPAEPVSIDEQIAAALKEADEAFTAAQEAQAENDTAEWAAQLEIAEKAVQKAVKLANQRDAQ is encoded by the coding sequence ATGAGTGACCTGTTCGACGAAGAGCCGGCCCGGCCCGCACCGGAGCGGCCGGGACGTCGTGCCAAGGCGCTGGTGATCACCGGCGTCGTGCTGGTGGTCGGCTTCTTCCTGCTCACCGCGTTCGCGTCGATCTACACCGACCGGCTGTGGTTCAAGGAGGTCGGCTACGGCAGCGTGTTCAGCACCATGCTGTGGACCCGGGTGGGTCTCTTCGTGGTGTTCGCGCTGCTCATGGGCGGTGTGGTCGCGCTCAACATGTACTTGGCCTACCGATACCGGCCGCTGTTCCGGATGCCCGGCGTGGACGGCAGCGTCGACCGGTACCGCGACGCGGTCACCCCCATCCGCGGGTGGCTGCTCGGCGGCGTCGCCGCCGTCATCGGCATCTTCGCCGGCACCTCCGCGATCGGGCACTGGCGCCAGTTCCTGATGTGGCGCAACGCCGAGTCGTTCGGCGACAAGGACGCCTACTTCAAGAAGGACATCGGCTTCTACGTCTTCGAGCTGCCGTGGTGGAACTACCTGGTCGACTTCGCGATGGCGGCCGCGATCGTGTCGCTGATCGCCGCCGCGGTCGTGCACTACCTGTACGGCGGCATCCGGCTGCAGCAGTCCCGCGACCGGCTCTCCGGCGCCGCGCAGGTGCAGCTGTCCGTGCTGGTCGGCACCTTCGTGCTCGCCAAGTCCGTGGACTACTTCCTCGGCCGCTACGACCTGGTCACCCAGGACCACCGGCTGTTCACCGGCATGAACTTCACCGCCGAGAACGCGGTGCTGCCCGCGCGCAACATCCTGGTCGCGGTCGCGCTGATCTGCGCGCTGTTGTTCTTCCTCAACGTGTGGCGCCGCACCTGGCAGCTGCCGTCGGTGGGCCTCGCGCTGCTCGCCCTGTCCGCCGTCCTGCTCGGCATGATCTGGCCCGCCATCGTGCAGAACTTCCAGGTCAAGCCGTCGGAGGCCGACAAGGAGAACAGCTACATCAAGGCCAACATCGACGCCACGCGCACGGCATACGGTCTGGACTCCGTGGAGAGCGCCCCCTACCAGGGGATCCCGAGCGGCGAGCCCACCCGCGAGCAGGGCGCCAGCGTGCTTGGCCAGCTCACCAACGTGCCGGTCGTCGACCCGCTGCAGGTGCGCGAGACCTTCCAGCAGCGCCAGCAGGTGCGGGCCTACTACTCGGTGCCCGAGGTGCTGGACGTGGACCGCTACACGATCAACGGCGAGGAGGTCCCGCTGGTGCTCGGCGTGCGGGAGCTCGACCAGTCCGGGATCAACGCCTCGGACCAGAACTGGTCGAACCTGCACACCGTCTACACCCACGGTGAGGGCCTGATCGCCGCCTACGCCAACCGGATCTCGCCGAGCGAGGTCAACGGGCGCATCGTGTGGGCCGAGGGCATCGCCGGCGAGGGCACCGAGGGCGGCAAGGCGCTCACCGAGCGCGAGGAGTTCGAGACCCGCGTCTACTACGGCGAGTCGAGCCCGACGTACTCCGTCGTGGGCAAGGCCAGCGCGGACTCCGACCACGTCGAGCTCGGCTTGGCCGACACCGACAGCGACGAGGGCGACCAGCGCACGACGTACGACGGCAAGGGCGGGGTGCCGGTCGGCAGCACCTTCAACCAGCTCATGTACGCCATCAAGTTCGGCGAGCCGAACTTCCTGCTCTCGGGCCGGGTCAACGAGAACTCCAAGGTGCTCTACAACCGCAACCCGGTCGAGCGGCTCGAGCGGGTCGCGCCCTGGCTGACCGTCGACGGCGACCCCTACCCGGCGGTCGTCGACGGCAAGATCCAGTGGATCATCGACGGCTACACCACCACCGACCGCTACCCGAACTCCCAGCGGGAGTCCTTCGACGACATGATCGACGACTCCCTGCAGCAGGAGACCGGGCTGCAGACGCTGCCCACCGACGAGATCAACTACATGCGCTCGGCGGTGAAGGCGACGGTCGATGCCTACGACGGCACGGTCACCGTCTACGAGTGGGACACCGAGGACCCCATCCTCAAGACGTGGATGAAGGTCTTCCCCGACGTGGTCAAGGCCAAGTCGGAGATCCCCGACCAGCTCATGGAGCACCTGCGCTACCCCGAGGACATGTTCAAGGTGCAGCGCTACCAGCTCGCCAAGTACCACGTCACGAACGCCGGTGAGTTCTACCAGGCCAACAACCGCTGGGAGGTCCCGGAGGACCCGAACGCGGCGCGCCCGGTGTTCCAGCCGCCGTACCGGCTGTTCTCGACCGGGGTGGACAACACCAACGACTGGTCGCTGACCTCGGTGTTCGTGCCGCGCGGCAAGGGGACGCTGGCGTCGTACCTGCAGGTGAACTCGGACGCGACGTCGGAGAACTTCGGCAAGCTGCGGCTGCTGGAGATGACCGACGCCAACGCGCCGGGCCCGGGCCAGGTCGCCAACCAGATGCAGCAGGACGACAAGGTGGTCGACGCGCTGACCGCCTATCGGGTGCAGGGCGCCACGCCGCCGAGGTTCGGCAACCTGCTCACGCTGCCGGTCGACGGTGGGCTGATCTACATCCAGCCCGTCTACGCGGTGCGCACCACCGGCGCCTCGGCGTTCCCGATCCTGCAGTACGTCATCGTCAAGTACGGCGAGAGCGTCGGCATCGAGCGCAACCTGCCGTTGGCGCTCGCCGACGCCCTGGACGTCGACCTCGAGGGGGTCCCGGCGCCGGCGCCGGAGAACGAGGGCGGAGCCGAGGAGCCCGACGGTGAGGAGCCGCAGACCCCGGCGGAGCCGGTCAGCATCGACGAGCAGATCGCTGCGGCGCTGAAGGAGGCCGACGAGGCCTTCACCGCGGCGCAGGAGGCGCAGGCCGAAAACGACACCGCGGAGTGGGCAGCGCAGCTCGAGATCGCCGAGAAGGCCGTGCAGAAGGCTGTGAAGCTGGCCAACCAGCGCGACGCGCAGTAG
- a CDS encoding PPA1309 family protein, with the protein MDYELDVDLALAAAVLEVEKHVASAGWDQPARLYALVDTAHIVETQPELAAQLGLDSPRERGSLTPIEQDELPEGMELEEALLSIAWPEVIIGCVAVVERLVLPPAAEGDVPEDPYAAQEFAREHPDAQDVRIVAGAVRSGATYCALRTRSNDDDSSVMGGVDIVPGLLELVRGTLQDDEIVEDETVGGDDE; encoded by the coding sequence ATGGACTACGAGCTGGATGTCGACCTGGCCCTCGCGGCCGCCGTACTCGAGGTGGAGAAGCACGTGGCCTCCGCCGGCTGGGACCAGCCGGCGCGGCTCTACGCGCTCGTGGACACCGCGCACATCGTCGAGACCCAGCCTGAGCTGGCGGCCCAGCTCGGGCTGGACTCGCCGCGTGAGCGCGGCTCGCTCACCCCGATCGAGCAGGACGAGCTGCCCGAGGGCATGGAGCTCGAGGAGGCGCTGCTCAGCATCGCCTGGCCCGAGGTCATCATCGGCTGCGTCGCGGTGGTGGAGCGGCTGGTGCTGCCGCCGGCCGCCGAGGGCGACGTGCCCGAGGACCCCTACGCGGCCCAGGAATTCGCGCGCGAGCACCCCGACGCGCAGGATGTTCGTATCGTCGCCGGCGCGGTGCGCTCGGGTGCGACGTACTGCGCTCTGCGCACACGCAGCAACGACGACGACAGCTCGGTGATGGGCGGGGTCGACATCGTCCCCGGTCTGCTCGAGCTGGTGCGAGGCACCTTGCAGGACGACGAGATCGTGGAGGACGAGACCGTGGGCGGCGACGATGAGTGA
- a CDS encoding YlbL family protein codes for MNQRLIAACIAGPLVLILGGVALAVPLPYASYSPGPTFDILGKDSDNAELIQVDGHKAYYDDGQIRFTTVVASGYGEKLSLGEAMSRWLDPDKAIVPYDLVHPPDSTAEQEEAEGAIQMSTSQDTAKAVALAEIGTKVPTAVRVAAVEEDGPAQGRLLPGDIFKEVDGEPVTKPADVVDAVAKHADGSLVEFKILRDGRQLTVRVKPEVEDDKPRVGVSVGLGYEFPFEIKLRVDPNVGGPSAGLMFALAIYDTLTPGSLTGGATVAGTGEITADGSVRPIGGIQQKIAGAEEAGAELFLVPPANCGDVEGLGPDLRLVKVTTVHDARLALETWTKDPEAELPAC; via the coding sequence ATGAACCAGCGCCTGATCGCCGCGTGCATCGCGGGGCCGTTGGTGCTGATCCTGGGCGGCGTCGCGCTGGCCGTGCCGCTGCCGTACGCCTCCTACAGCCCGGGGCCGACCTTCGACATCCTCGGCAAGGACTCCGACAACGCCGAGCTGATCCAGGTCGACGGCCACAAGGCGTACTACGACGACGGCCAGATCCGGTTCACCACTGTGGTCGCCTCCGGGTACGGCGAGAAGCTCTCCCTCGGCGAGGCCATGTCGCGCTGGTTGGACCCCGACAAGGCGATCGTGCCGTACGACCTCGTGCACCCGCCGGACTCCACCGCCGAGCAGGAGGAGGCCGAGGGCGCGATCCAGATGTCGACCTCCCAGGACACCGCGAAGGCGGTCGCCCTCGCCGAGATCGGCACCAAGGTGCCCACCGCGGTGCGCGTGGCCGCGGTGGAGGAGGACGGTCCGGCGCAGGGACGCCTGCTGCCCGGCGACATCTTCAAGGAGGTCGACGGCGAGCCGGTGACCAAGCCCGCCGACGTCGTCGACGCCGTCGCCAAGCACGCCGACGGCAGCCTGGTCGAGTTCAAGATCCTGCGCGACGGGCGCCAGCTCACGGTCCGGGTCAAGCCGGAGGTCGAGGACGACAAGCCGCGGGTCGGGGTCTCGGTGGGGCTGGGCTATGAGTTCCCCTTCGAGATCAAGCTGCGGGTGGACCCCAACGTCGGTGGCCCCAGTGCCGGGCTCATGTTCGCGCTCGCCATCTACGACACGCTGACGCCGGGCTCGCTCACCGGCGGCGCCACCGTGGCCGGCACCGGCGAGATCACCGCCGACGGCTCCGTGCGGCCCATCGGCGGCATCCAGCAGAAGATCGCCGGCGCCGAGGAGGCCGGCGCGGAGCTGTTCTTGGTGCCGCCGGCCAACTGCGGCGACGTCGAAGGGCTCGGCCCCGACCTGCGCCTGGTCAAGGTCACCACCGTGCACGATGCCCGGCTCGCGCTGGAGACCTGGACCAAGGACCCCGAGGCGGAGCTCCCCGCCTGCTGA
- a CDS encoding molybdenum cofactor biosynthesis protein MoaE, whose translation MTHPAVRAVAISDRPLSVTEVLDSLDDPASGGLVLFVGRVRDHDGGKGVVGLSYSAHPSALQRLEEVCERVGTEHDVTGVAAVHRVGDLDIGDLAVVVATTAGHRGSSFDASRALIDTLKAEVPIWKHQRFADGTEEWVGAP comes from the coding sequence CCATCCCGCGGTGCGCGCCGTCGCCATCTCGGACCGGCCGCTGTCGGTCACCGAGGTCCTGGACAGCCTCGACGACCCGGCGTCCGGCGGGCTCGTGCTCTTCGTGGGCCGGGTCCGCGACCACGACGGGGGCAAGGGCGTGGTGGGCCTGTCGTACTCGGCCCACCCCAGCGCGCTGCAGCGCCTCGAGGAGGTCTGCGAGCGGGTCGGCACCGAGCACGACGTCACCGGCGTCGCGGCGGTGCACCGCGTCGGCGACCTCGACATCGGTGACCTGGCGGTCGTCGTCGCCACCACCGCCGGGCACCGCGGCTCCTCCTTCGACGCCAGTCGGGCGCTCATCGACACCCTCAAGGCCGAGGTGCCGATCTGGAAGCACCAGCGGTTCGCCGACGGCACCGAGGAGTGGGTCGGCGCTCCCTAG